CAGAAGGGGACAGTGGGGTCATGAGGGgtcagggagggacagggagggacagaAGGGGACAGTGGGGTCACGAGGGGTCAGGGAGGGACAGTGGGGTCACGAGGGGtcagggagggacaggaggggacagtggggtcaCGAGGGGTCAGGGAGGGACAGAAGGGGACAGTGGGGTCACGAGGGGACAGCCCCACTCCCGCCCCCTCAGAAGGCGGCGCGGCCCCTTTAAGACGCCCCCGGTCACGTGACCGCGCGCGGCACGTGCCGCCGCcgccaagatggcggcgcccaTGGGGCTGTGCCGCTGCCCgctcccgctgctgctgctgctgctgctggcagtgccggTGGGAACGGCGGCcacccccggcacccccggcACCCCCAGCTGCGGCTGCAGCGCCGGCCGGGCCGCCGGCGAcgggcgggaggcggcggcgcggcgctACTCGGCGGCGGCGGGCAGCGGGCGGAGCGCCGGGCGCGGGCCGGTGAGCGGCGGGACCGACCCCCCTGAGGGGCCGGGCCCCGACTGACCTCCCTGAGCTGCCCCGGTGGAGCACGGCTTCCTCCGGGATAACGGGACAGCCGGGGAACTGCTGCGGGGAGGTTTAAATTAAATGATAGGCGGGTGGGCCGCGCCCCTGAGGAGCTGGGCTTGGGGCGGGTGCTGCTTCTGGCCCCATCTCGCTCTTGCCTCGCGGGGAGAACAGGAAAACATGAGGAatttcctctcctgctgcctctcGTGTGATGCTGGGGAGCTGCGTCAGTTTGGGAAAACCTGTGTGCAACAGGCAGTGTGGGAACTCGCTTCAAAATCGGAGAATATTTAAAGAGTATGAATTGAATAATCCCCGTTGTGCTGGGGATCCGTGTCGCTGGTGGATATTTTGTGTGACAAAGCTGAGTACTTCACTGTGGGTGTGGAGGAGGAAAATATCCTCTGACCCTTCAtgcagctggcagctccagcagtaGATAATGAAAGCTAATTACTGCTGGTTTGAGTTCAATATAACTTGATGATGCTCAGTTAGAAAACATCTTTACCAGCAGAGAAATGAGAGAAGCATTGGCCTCTGCATCACCCACAAACAGGTTTATTTATTTCCAGCGTGGTTTTAGAACTGGAAGTCAGCAAGAGTGAATTTTGCACATGGTTTTAGCCCAGTGAGCTCTGAGCCTGGCTTGGAAACCTCTTCAGGGAGATCTTTCAGTTACTGAGGGTTGAAGAGAGATTGGGAGGGAGGAAGTGCTGCAACTTTACATCACATTGTCATTTCCTAAGTCCTAAAAAATGTAAGTAAATTTATCCTGAAGCCCTTTTATGGAGTCGGTTTCAGGCAGTCTGTAAGAGCTCAGATTCTTCTCAGTGGAGAAAGTTGGGAGGACACAGCCAGCTTCAGATGTGGCTAGTCTGAAGGAAAAGCTGTTTGTAGCATTTGTTATGGGCCAGTTCCAAGTTGTGTGGATTTTAGGTGTTGCTGGGAGATCTCTACAGTGgagaagaaacacagaaatgGGATGAGTAAGGGGATGCCAAATTCTCACTCCCCTGCCCTGAAGAGCCAGGAGaggtgctgaggagctgctgggaactCATTTTCTGCTCCTTTGCAGAAAATGCAGTTCTGTTTGCTGTTTCCCCAAATGGGCTGGCCAAAATGCTGTTTCCAAACCAGCTGCAAAGATGAGGAGTAAAAGCAGCGTGGGACTCCTCAGTGGGTCACTGTGCCTCCCCCTGGGCTGTTTGCTGTGCAGATGGTGCTGATCCCTGGAGGGGTGTTCACCATGGGCACCCAGGAGCCCGAGATCCAGCAGGATGGAGAGGGGCCAGCCCGCAGAGTGCACCTGAGCAGCTTCCACATGGACCAGTACGAGGTCAGCAACCAGGACTTCCAGAGCTTTGTCAATGCCACGGGCTACGTCACTGAGGTGAGGCACCAGGGCTCCTCCCAGCTggaaaatcccagctggaaacCCAGCCTTGCCTTGGCACCATGCTTGTCACAAGCATTTTGGGATCCCAAATCTGTTTGGGATTTGCACACTCCAATGTTTCTGTGGGAGGTAGTGGGGAGGAGGAATTGTCTGGCTTTGCTGTGGCTGAAAGGACAGTCAGGTGGTGTTGTGTTTAATAATTGCCACCTGAACCCACATctgtcctgcagcctggctgatGCCAGCAGGTCTCTgcaggggtttttggggtggtttgcttggggttttttgataTTTGGGTCCTGGATCTCTTGGTACCAGTACAACCAGGTTAGATTTTCCTTCTCTTAGAGAAATCTGGGGAAGGGATTTAACAAACTGAGATGGCCAAGGACTCTGCAGGCTGGCTCAGCACAGCTCCTTGCTGCTGACAGAGAGCCCTGTGCCTAAGGAGGAGACAAGAGCAACAGCAGTGACAATTCTGTGCCTGTTCCTGGGAACAATGGATTTAGGAATATGTTGAGGTTGCTCCCAGAAAGGAGCCACCTGTGCCTGAAGCTcagctccctcctgccagctgactgctcctgcacagctctgacaaagccctgccagccctttcaggcAGATGAAAGCCTGAGCAATGGGCAGGTCTCACAGGAGGCACTTTGCTGAGTTCACTCCATGAACTGGTTCTCATTTGGAAGGCAGGATCCCCTGGTTGGATGAAGAGCTTTTTGTCTACCATTTCTGTTTCTTGGCTAGATAATTATGAAAAAAGGTGGTTTAACTATTTTGAGTTGGAACAAAACTTGCTTGTAGCAAACAGCTGCTGGGATGAGCACGTGTGTGGTGGGTTCAatgtggaatcacagaatatcctcagctggaaggggccacaaggatcatcaacTCCAACCCCAGTAATCCCACTCTGTGCCTGAGAGAGTTATCCAAATGttcctggagccctggcaggtAGAACTGCATCACCTGGGGCCTGTGCAGGCTCCATGGCTCAGCTGGTGTCATTGAGTGCTCCACTTACACCTCctccctcttttttctcttggtaTAATGCACTGTTATTGGTGGAAatgatttgtattttttattcttttggaTTGTTATCATGCTAGATATAATGATAGAGTTACTTGTAACTCTTTATTGTTGTAGCAGCAATTTAAAACCTGGTACTAGTGATGATGGAGCAGTAAGTGGCAAGGCTCAAGTCTTTTATTGTaattccaaaaggaaaaatcagaggAATGAAACACGCCCTTTCATATTAGATTGATGACTGTAGCATTTGAAAGCAGTTGGGACAATCagaactgcatttttaattaataaattaaaaatacgTGCAGAAGCTCAGTGAGCTGCCATCTGCCCAGTGGCTGCTGAACAAAAACAACatccagacaaaaaaaatcccttcttttctgctccAAAACAACTTCCTTGAAAGAGAACTCAAATCCACTATTAGAATTTGTTTGGTCAAAGGTTAGACTTGATGGTCTTGGATGTTTTTTCCCATCTTAGTGGTTCTCTGAATTTTCTTATCCTTGATAAAACGAAGCTGTGAATGTTGAGTGTGGTTCCAAGAATAGCATTCCTCTGATGACATAATGCATGGATCCTCTGTTCTTTCCACAGGCAGAGAAGTTTGGTGACTCGTTTGTGTTTGAGGGGATGCTGAGTGAAGCAGTGAAGGCTGACATCCACCAAGCAGTGAGTAGCACAGCAGGGGGAAACTCCCTGAGCaatccctgggctctgctggcaaTCCCAGCAGGGAAAACTGAACTCTGTGATGTCCTCAAAACCAGGtgcaaaaatgggaattatggAGAAGTGTTTGGCCAGGAACCATGGACTGAAGTGGGGAGGATTTACAATCTGttctcttgtcctttttcttaaaaaaaaaaaaaaaaaaaaaagcaattaaaaacatCAATTCCTGATGAGGAAAAATTGGTATCAACCCCTTGCTACCTGAGAAGTTCAGGCTGAGTCTGTAAGATTCCTTGTGCTGTGAATGGCTGGAGTTGATGATGTTTCCTCCTCTCTAGAGGATCCTGTGttcatttgctgcttttccagctcccCTCATCCCCCTGGCACCACAGTGATCCTGGGAGGGGCGCTGCTGACTCCTGGAGCTGATCCAGTTTTGCTGTTGAGTGAAAGTGAATATtggtttaaaaagaaagaaagttcTGTAATAAatcttccctgccctccctttcctctttttttttttttgttgtgaatGTGTTGCTGAGCCTTCCTCAGGCTTCATTGACCTCCTTAACAGGTCAGGTCCTCTTTGCAGCCCCTGGCAGATGAGCAGATTGTGTCCTGTCATCTCCTGGATGAGTTGATCTGCTCTAAGCAGAGGTTTGGACAAAATCCCCTCCTGAGGTCCCTTCCTGTCAGAATTACcctcagctctgatggggcaCAGTTTGATTCTTGTTTTCAAGGGGCAGCCTGAGACATGTGAGGTTTCAGGAAGCCCTGTGTGAATGTGTGCTCTGAGGGACTAGCAAAGAACGTGGGATTTGGgttcctgctgccagggaaggaaGATTACAAGTGCAGTTTGTAATCTTTTCATTCAGGACTGGCATTTGTGCACTCGGAGAGATAAGGCTAAATTGCAGTTCCCACCACTGGCATAACTGATGCTAAATCCATCCATGGATTTGTTTTGccttcataaaaataataaaaaatacaaattaaaaaaaaaaatgaatggcTCATCCCATCTTCCCAACAGTCAGTATTGAAGAAATTCCTTTTCCTGTGTTGCTCTGTGTTGCAGAAGTCCCTAAATCAGTTTCTGtggtttaaaacaaacaaacaaaccccaagaaTGCTGCTATAATCTCAGCCATGGCAATTTTGTAAACACAGTGTGTTGGGAGCCACTTTCCTGAGCATGTCAGCCAAATTTCCAAGAGTTGGCTGCAGTGCTCACAGGACCAGTGTTATGCCAGAGGCCTGGGATGGAGCCCAAACTGGTCTTTTTTGGCTGCTGCTTTGTGAAGGTTTTCTGGAGTTGTTAAAAGTAAACTTGCTGTTAAAAGTCACCTTCTTCAATCATAAACAATcagatgaaaagcagaaataagaTATAAATATTGGTGTGTTACTGGCACTGCAAATCCCTCCAACCAACCAGTGGGAGAAAGGATTGTGGTTTTCCTGTGCCTCAGGGGCTCAGGAGTGTTTTGACAAGGATTTTCTCCAGGTGAAGCACAGGGATGTGAAATACAAATGTGAATATAGGGGAAGAGCAACAGGAATGTACATTTTGAAAGCAGTATTTCACATGCTGTGAAATAACTGGGGAAAGGtgatatataaatttataaataatttataaattatgaGCTGGGTGTGTCTGTTGGAGGTTTTGCTCTGTTTGGCCACTTTGTCTTCTCCAGTTCTTAAAGCAGATTTATCAGAGCCTCAAAGCCACtggctgagggcagagctggggctggtggcagctgctgagcagtgaCCCAGCTGAGCTCCCAGGGTGATTGTTGGAGCTCTGGGTGTGCCTTTCCTGGAGGTGAGGTGGGCTCCCAGATAGCCCCTGGCAGGAATGTGGGCTGGCctcagcctctggaagggaagCAGTAAAAAGGGGTGTAGCAGCCAAGGATGGAATTGTTGCAGATTTCTGGGAACTCAGGTTTTAGTTTTGGCCTCCAAGTTTGTGGTGGTCACGTGGCAGAGGGAGGATTTAGTGCTGTGCCAGATGAGGGTGTTGCTGGTGGAGCAGGGGAGGGCTCCTTCTAATGGAAAAGGATTTTGTAGGGTGAGGGGGAAGGTCCTTTGAAGCTGAAATTATTTGTGTGGGCTTAAAAAATTATGAGAGCTTCACATCTTAAATTTTTCACTTGCAGCCTGGAGACAAGAAAGCTGTGGAGAGACCTTGGAGCACATTCCAGGGTCTAAAGAGGGTCCAGAAGGGGTGGAAGAGGACTTTGGAAAGGGCCAGGACAAAGGGAATggtttcccactgccagagggcagggatgggtggatattgggaaggaattgttccctggcagggtgggcagccctggcacaggtgccctggcagtgcccaaggccaggttggacacactgggacagtgggaggtgtccctgccatggcaggggtggcactggatgggatttaaggtctctccaacccaaaccattccataattgtattttattctgAGGAGAGTTGAGAGCTCTTGCCAAGCCCTGCAGAAGTGTCTTTGTTGTCCTGGTACTATGGAAAAGGGAACAGGAGTGCAGCCTCAGGCTTTGCTCACTGCAGAGTAGTGGGGACATTGTTATTCTTGGATCATGGaaggcaaaaaaattaatttttgcttcAACACCAGATAAATTCTGCACTGAAGAGCCTGAGAGCATACAAATGTGTGTGCTGCCTTTGTCAGTGAGGGTATGGAATTTTGGGTCTGGAATGCAGTGGAATTGGCTCACTGGCAGCTCAAGCAAACACTCAGTCCTGGCCAATCCAGAACTGTGGGATGCTGCTTTCATCCCTGTTTGTATGGAAATCTCTGCAGTTTGGAGCTGTGCAATTTGCCTGTTTCACAATAACCCCAAACTGAAACATTCTGCATTTCAGCTGAACATctgaagctgctgcagagaggagcctggctgcaggtgggacagcagtgccagtgTGGGCAGGGTGAGCTGTTCTTGCAGCCCCCAGTgcttcagctgctccctgcaaggAGCTGGAAGATGGAGCTGTTGATCTGTTCCTCTGTGGGCTTTTGTGCTCTACTCCCACTGCTGGGATAAAGAAGGATGTGCAGAATTCTCCCTGGGAATTGCCAGGAACATCAGCCCATGGTTATCAGAGCTGCAGTTTAAAGCAGGGCATGGTTTGTGCCTCAGGATAAATCTGTGCACATCCTTTCCTTACAGCTCATGTGCACTTGGTTATTGGAAAAAATGACCATTGGAGTGCAGATTTGAATGTTGGCTGGAAATTAGACTTCCAGAGGTGTCTGCCTTCACCAGGAATATCAGTTCCTCAAAAGAAGCTTCTTCTGATTCCAAAACTTGCACTTAATGAATCTGACTGGATTTTAGCATCACATATTTGTGGTTACTTTTCTTGGAGGGTTGACAGGGCTGTGAAGTTTTACACTGTCTGAACTGAGGTTCAGTGGCCTTTCCTCATGCAAAGAAAAGGTCCCTTCATAAAAGTGCTTGTTTCCAAGCaagtctgaaatattttttgtagttGATGACTTATAAAGTAAAAATCAAATCTGTTTTaaagctgctgcctttccttggTGTGCAGTTTCAAGCTGCTGTAAAATACTGGATTTTAAGGCAGATAATATTCAATATTAAACAAACCCCCTTGTTGCTTCCGTTCCTGAGCTCGTGAGGGAGGCCATTAACATTAGAAATTAAGAGTGAGAACAGATTCTTCTGTAATTAGAGCTTTGGGGGAGCTGGGACTTTTAATTGATAGAATAAATAGCATGGGAATTGCAGGAGCTGGCAAAATCCGGGATTCACAGGatcccaggctggctgggcttggaagggacctctggagatgcTCTAGTCCAGCCCCTGATGCAGGagtgagctgcctgctggaCAAATCCTCTTCTAACTGTGAGTTTGGGTTTGTGTGGGGCAGGatttcccagccctggctcGGTCCTTGTCCCTAATTACAGCAGGTTTGTTCTCTGTGGGAGCAATGAAGTGGATCCATTGCACAGtaatcatttttatttcttaaaattttcacCCGACTGAAAATGTTCCATTTTCTGTCTGCCTCTTTCTTCAGTAGTTCATTAATCAGTGCTCAAGGTTTAGGATCTGGCTtagaggaggaagaacagtCAGATTTATGTGTATCTGCCTTACATGGATAAAACAAAACCTCATCCAAAAATTATGTTCTTTACTgaataacaatttttttcttatgtccTACCAATGTTAGCAAGATCCTTTTGCATATTAAAGATGTACAGAGCTCAACACCATCTGATTGAAACAAGTGGTAACCTATTAAGTCAGCTTCTGAACTGGAGTGTTTTTTTAAGAACCCACCACTTAATAAATGATTCTTAAAGTGGTTTCCAGACTTGGGCTGCTTTTCACTCAAAATCTCTTTTCACACAGTTAATTCTGAAGTTCTTACTCTGCAtttacttttggttttttttccagctgtttatCCTGATCTGCTGTaaggcttttaaaatgttttattaaaatagcATTAGAATGCTGTAGCACaaaaaaagctgatgtttgGTGCTGTATGACTGGACAGCAGCATGAATTTGTCATCATCTTGTGGGCCTGCCTGAAGGTTAAGATCCACAGCTTTGCTATTTCAGGGGACTTGCTACTTGATGGAAATGTAGGAGCATGAGCCAAGATGAGCTACTCTGAGtttatttttagtaatttttcgGGTACATAAATCTGATTAGAATTTGAGGGTTGTTTTTCTTGGACGTGGCCTGTGACACGTTAGTGCAAGACTAATAAATGCTTTTATGGCTATGGGCTGAGTGGCTTTGGGGTGGATTTTAGGGGTATTCCCCTACTGCAGCCGCAGCAACAGGGTAATGCTGACAATGAAACtcactttaattttatttttctacattgATTTAGGAAGGAATTTTCTTCAAGGTAATTGTGAAGTAGTTTAAAAAATCTTGACATTGTGAGGTAATGGAGCAATTAAAGTTAGGCTGTCCCAGGCTGGGTGGAAAGGAGGATGGAATACCTGGAGGAGAGTTTTCTGCGGGCTGTTGGTGGGAGTTCAGCCTCCAGCTCTGCAAATCGCTCcgccccagctcagagctcGTGGGCTGGAATTAATTGTTCCAGCTCTTCCCAGTGCGAGCACACCGGGCTCTCTTTTCACAGTTGCCTGGGTCTGTAAGGAGCAGAACAGGGAGTTGTTAAGGTTTAATCCTGGAGGGGAGAGCTGGATAATCCCATTTCCAGCTGGATCAGACCAAATCAAACCTTTGTGCCTCACTTTGCTCTGGGAAGGGTTTCCCTGTGCACGAGGGCGTGAGGATTGCAGGTGTGGGTAACCTGGCACAGGTGACATGCTGCAAGAATTAACCAAAAGGAAGGGGATTCTCCTCTGATTCAAGTTTGGACAGCAGGAAtctgctgccagggcacagaACATGTTTCAGAGGGAAGCAGAACGTGAAGTGTTATGAAAGTAACTAAGCTCATTACTGGCAAGGGAGGACTTGGCTGTATTAACCGTGATGTTGTAATATCTCTGCCTAATTAGCTCTTCTGCTAATTAGATTTAGAACAATTAAAAGCTTTAAAGACTTGTGAGAAGTTCTGGGAGAGAACTGTAGATTTCAGGTAGGAGATTTCTCgaaggagcagctcagggtgTGTTCAGCAGAGCCAGGGGCTGCCTTAGGTGAGTCTCCAGGTAATTCTTGCAGGCTCTCCGTGCTCTCCCCCTGTTatccctgtcccagcactgcattttgactgctctggctgctctgcagagcctggcagccATTTGGTGCtcagcagagccacagccaggagctgtgcaCATGTAGTGCTTTCCTGTGGAGAGACATTTTTCTTGGGTTAAAATAAACCAGCCTGATTGAAAgcatctgctttttcttttgcatcacaaaaatgttttccaaaatTAAAGTCGTCTAAAGTGTAAATCTTTGCAGTCTCCTGCAGAGATGTTTTTATCCAAAACCCAGCAgtttaatttacaaaaatatgtTGTGCTTAGAAACTGTCGAAATCTTTCTTGTGATCTTTCAGATTTTAGCTTTAGCAAGTGGTTCTGctgctcttttattttccttaaatagCTGTAAAATGCTAATTTTGGATTTCTGTCCTATTTTCAGTATAGTTTAAAGGTCAAACCTCAATATGGGCAAGGAATTGGTTAAATGGGACTAGTTTTAAACCTCTTGACTGTTGTATCAGTTTAGCAGCCCCGTCACTCTGAAGCTTTTGTGCTGAGAGAGTTGAGCAGAGTATCTGCAGGGAGGtctcattttggggtttgaatGCTCAGTAACAGAGCTGTAATTCCTTGTGAGAGATCAGATATTCCTCATGCTTTTTGCCAAGGGTGGTGGCTCTGCTTGGGGTGGGAATGTCCTTTGCTAGACACCGAGCCAGAACTGGGGCTGGCATTGTTGGCATTGTGCTTGTCATGCTGGGGAGGGCAGAGAGGGTCTGTAGAAGCTGTCATtgcctggggggtcccagagaGGAGGACAGCAGAGGACAGAGTGTCAGGGAGTGTCAGAGCACAGCCTGATGAGGGGCTCTAAACCCAGGACAATGTGTTTGGGCACTGGTTAATGAAATATCCAAGGCAGTGATTTGATGTGTAGCTTGGACCAGAGTTCTCTCGACAACTTCTGTGTGACTTAGATCATCTTTTCTCCCACACACGTGTAATTACATGTTCTGTTGAAGGATGCAGCTTCACCCTAAAAGCTGCTGTTAAAATTCTTTGACCTGATTCTCCTCAACACCAGCTTCCTGTGACTTTTTGAACTTTGCTCTGAAGCTTTGGTGAGTTAAAGGTAACACTCTTGGCACCTTTCCTACCTCTGTAGATAACACTTGACAAAGTCACTCTAGGACTAACCAGCCTCTGGCTTTTTTGCCTCCTAAAGCATTCCAGGCTCATTTCCTctgatttttgttctttataGACATTATCTCTCTAATAGGAGTGTTTTGGAAGCTGTTGGAATAAACCCACTGTTGATGGGTGGCATAAATGTTCCTTTCTTTGCCTCAGTGAAGGCCCCAttattaaaataagtatttctaAGTGAATATTAATCAGAGCAGTTAAGCATTGCTTTGAAGCAAGCCTCATAGAAGAAATGCTTCAAGAATGTCTTCCAGGAAAAACTTCTTGGCATTGAAGCACCAAATTTGGGACTTCCTGGTTTGAGAGAACTGCTCAGTGTCTGCATTGCTGCAGATGGTTTTGGCTGTGTGACGTTTCCCAGCAAACCAGCTGGGGGACAAAAAAAACGAGAGAGGCTTCATGCTTCACTTCCCTTGTGTGGTTCTTCTGTCTCCACCTTCTGGAAGCTGagagcaaataatttaaaatcagcTGAGTGGGTTAATGACGTGGAAAGCAAATGTGTTGCAAGATGAGTGTTTGACCCCCAGCTAAAGGGCATCATCAGGGTTATTTCAGTGGTGTCAAAACACTGAGTCCAGGGAGCAAATCATTAGGGTGAAAATGCTCTTTAGGccaaaatggtatttttttttcctctctgcagcttGTATCCGACTGAAGTCAGCCAGGAGGTGGAGTTCATACAggcacagactggtttgggttggaagggatctggTGGCTTTTCAGAAATTCCCTGAACTGGAATTGAAGTGTCCGTCCCTGTTGCTCTTGTCCTTTTTCAggtggcagctgctccctggtgGCTGCCTGTGAAAGGAGCCAGCTGGAGGCACCCTGAGGGCCCT
The Taeniopygia guttata chromosome 12, bTaeGut7.mat, whole genome shotgun sequence DNA segment above includes these coding regions:
- the SUMF1 gene encoding formylglycine-generating enzyme isoform X4: MAAPMGLCRCPLPLLLLLLLAVPVGTAATPGTPGTPSCGCSAGRAAGDGREAAARRYSAAAGSGRSAGRGPMVLIPGGVFTMGTQEPEIQQDGEGPARRVHLSSFHMDQYEVSNQDFQSFVNATGYVTEAEKFGDSFVFEGMLSEAVKADIHQAVAAAPWWLPVKGASWRHPEGPDSSISSRMDHPVLHVSWNDAVAFCTWAGKRLPTEAEWEYSCRGGLENRLFPWGNKLQPKGQHYANIWQGEFPTNNTAEDGYKGTAPVSAFPPNAYGLYNMVGNAWEWTSDWWAVHHSPQELHNPKGPSSGTDRVKKGGSYMCHKVFAELAGR
- the SUMF1 gene encoding formylglycine-generating enzyme isoform X3, yielding MAAPMGLCRCPLPLLLLLLLAVPVGTAATPGTPGTPSCGCSAGRAAGDGREAAARRYSAAAGSGRSAGRGPMVLIPGGVFTMGTQEPEIQQDGEGPARRVHLSSFHMDQYEVSNQDFQSFVNATGYVTEAEKFGDSFVFEGMLSEAVKADIHQAVAAAPWWLPVKGASWRHPEGPDSSISSRMDHPVLHVSWNDAVAFCTWAGKRLPTEAEWEYSCRGGLENRLFPWGNKLQPKGQHYANIWQGEFPTNNTAEDGYKGTAPVSAFPPNAYGLYNMVGNAWEWTSDWWAVHHSPQELHNPKGPSSGTDRVKKGGSYMCHKRFLFSAGSW